In Caloramator sp. E03, the sequence TTTATACCTTTGCGGGGCGTAGCGCAGATGGTAGCGTGCGTGGTTCGGGACCATGAGGCCGCAGGTTCAAGTCCTGTCGCCCCGACCAGAGGAGAAAGAGAACCCTGTAACTTTTAAAAAGTTACAGGGTTTATTTACTTTTATAGTATTATTTCAAAAAACTTTCTCCTACTTTATATACATCACCAGCTCCCATTGTAATTAATATGTCTCCTCCATGAAGTTCTTTTTTCAAATAGTCAACAATATCATCAAAGGATTTGATAAATTCAACATTGACTCCATTTTGATAAATTGCATCACAGAGCATTTCGGAGCTAACAACTCCTGTATCCTTCTCCCTTGCAGCATATATATCGGTTAAAATTAGTTTGTCTACGTCATTAAATGCAGAGGCAAATTCATTAAATAGAGATATAGTTCTACTATAAGTGTGAGGTTGAAAAACGCAATAAATTCTATTATGGGGATAATTTTTAGCAGCTTTAAGTGTTGCTTTTATCTCAGCAGGATGATGAGCATAATCATCTATTACTACAACGCCATTATTTTCTCCTTTTTTCTCAAATCTTCTATGAGTGCCTTTAAAGTCTAAAAGGCTTTGGGCCATTATTTTTTTATCAATCTGAAGGAAATTACAACAAGCTATTGAAGCTAAAGCATTTAATATATTATGTTCACCAGGTATTGAAAGCTTAAAATTGTAGTAGGGGGATCCTTTGTAAAGTGCAGTAAAGGAGGGGCAACCCTTTTCATCATATACTATATTAGTAGCAGTAAAATCGCCTTTATTTATTCCATAAGATATTTTGTTACAGTTTACTTTTTCTATTATATCTACTACCCTCTTATCTTCTGCATAAGCTATTAAACAGCCGTTTTTAGGTATAAGTTGTGCAAATTTAAAAAAGGATTCATGTATTTCATCTATATCCTTATAACAATCAAGATGGTCTGCGTCTATATTAAGTATTAGCCCTATATAAGGATAGAATTTTAGAAAACTCTTTTTATATTCACAGGCTTCTGTTACAAAATATGGACTTTTCCCTGGCCTTACATTACCTTTTATAGCATCTACTTCTCCTCCAACCATAATTGTAGGGTCAAGGTTGGCATTAAGAAGTATAAGGGAAACCATTGAGGTAGTAGTAGTTTTACCATGAGTTCCAGAAATAGCTATTCCTTTGCTGTATTTTCTCATTATTTGACCTAAAAACTCTGCTCTATCCATAATCTCAAGATTTAATCTTTTTGCCTCTATAAGTTCAGGATTATCTTCTTTTATTGCAGCTGTATAAACAACAATATCGGCTCCATGAACGTTTGAAGCATCATGGCCAATATATATTTTTGCCCCAAGATTTTGAAGTTTTTCTGTAAGGTTTGATGATACTCTATCAGAACCAGATACGGTATAGCCATAATCTATAAGTATTTCGGCAAGACCGCTCATACTAATCCCGCCGATACCAATAAAATGGACTCTTTTTTTACTATCTTCAAACAAGTCAAACATTATATCACTCCTAAAATATCTTATATGTTATAATTATAGACAAAATAATTATAACATAATACATTTTTATAGAATAACAAAATATAAGTTTTCGTTATTGAAAATCTATTATTTTCTTGAAATATTTTTAGCAATGATTTAGAATGAAATTTAAGATAAAAAGTACAAAAATCATTCGTATTTTTCTTTTCTTATAAGTTTTATGAATAAAATTTAACTTTTATGACAAAAATATATAGAAATGATAGGATGTGGTACTATGAAGCGTTTACATAGAAAAGAACGGGTTGCTGCGATACTTAAAATACTTACAGATAATCCTAATAAAGTAATCAGCCTTGGATATTTTTCTGATATATTTCAATCTGCAAGGTCGACTTTAAGCGAAGATATTGCAATAATAAAGGGTGTTGTTGAAAATCTTGAATGTGGTATTGTAGAAACTATACCTGGTGCTGCTGGAGGGGTAAAATTTGTTCCAGGTCTTTCAAAAAAAGAAGAACAACAGTTTATTGAAGAACTATGCAGTCAAATAAAAAATCCTTCAAGAATAATTCCAGGGGGATTTTTATATATGAATGATATAATAAATTCTCCTGATATAGCAACAAAGATAGGAATTATATTTAGCCAAAATTTTAGGAGTAAAGATCCCGATTATGTTATTACAGTTGAAACAAAAGGAATACCAATTGCATTAATGACAGCAAAGGCATTAAATGTTCCTCTTATTATTGTAAGGCGAAATAGTAAGGTTACAGAAGGTTCAACGGTTAGTATTAATTATGTATCTGGTTCTTCAAAGAGAATACAGACAATGAGTCTTTCAAAGCGTTCTGTTCAAAAAGGAAGCAAGTGTATATTCATTGATGACTTTATGAAAGCAGGAGGTACTGCGAATGGTATAATTGAACTTATGAGAGAGTTTGAATCTTCTGTTGTAGGTATAGGCATACTTATTGAAGCTTTTACTGAAGGTAAGAAACTTGTAGAAGATTATATGTCACTAATAAAGCTTGAGTCAGTTAATGAAGAAACTGGAGAGATAGTATTAACTCCATCAGGCAATTTTAAGGCTTTTAAATAATTTATATAAATTCAAAAAATTTTTTATAAATTTATATTTTTATAGCAGGAAAATTAAAAAAAATGAAGAATTATAAAGTAATAAGCAACTGGGAAGGTGGTGAAACCATGCAAATTACAGATGTAAGGGTAAGAAAGATAACAAATGAAGGTAAGATGAAAGCAATTGTTTCAGTAACATTTGATAATGCATTTGTAGTACATGATATCAAAGTAATAGATGGACAAAACGGTCTTTTTATTGCTATGCCAAGTAGAAAGACTCCTGATGGAGAATTTAAAGACATTGCTCATCCAATCAATACTGAAACAAGAGAAGCTATTCAGTCAGCAATACTTGCTGAGTATGAGAAGGTAAAAAACAACTCAGAAGCAGAATCCAATCAGTAATAAAGAGGAAGTCAAGTGACTTCCTTTTTATATGTATATTAAAAAAATGTTAATTATAATTGAATAAAATAGATTATTGAAATATAATAAAATAAGTTGATTTATATAAAAATTAGTTGAGGTGCTGTTATGGAAAATTGTTATGGTATAATTTTGGCTGCTGGGCAGGGTAAGCGGATGAAATCTAAACTACCAAAGGTCCTTCATAAAATATGTGGGAAACCAATGATAGATTATGTAACTGATGCTGTATTGTCAGCTGGTGTTAAGGATTTTGCTGTGGTTGTAGGTCATGGTGCAGATGCTGTTAGAGATTATCTTGGAAGCGAAATAAAAACTATATATCAAGATAAACAGCTTGGCACAGGTCATGCAGTAATGTGTTGTGAGAGCTTTCTAAATGATAAAGACGGTGTTGTTATTATTCTTGCAGGGGATGCTCCTCTTATTAATTCAAATACCATTTCAAATGTACTTCAATATCATACTTTAAATGATTTTTCCGCTACTATATTAACAGCAAATACAGAAAATCCATCTGGTTTTGGTAGAATTATAAGGGATGGATTTGGAAATGTAGAAAAAATAGTTGAGGATAAAGATGCCTCAGAAGATGAAAAAAAAGTTAAAGAAATTAATTCAGGCACCTATTGTTTTAATATACCAGAACTACTATTTGCATTAAAAAAAATAAATAACAATAATGTTCAAGGGGAATATTATTTAACTGATGTTATTGAAATTCTAAAAAAAGAGGGCAAAAAGGTAGGTGCCTATGTATCTGATTTTACGGAGTTTATGGGAGTAAATTCAAGGATCCAACTTTATGAAGCAAGCGTTGTTATGAGAGATAGGATAAATATAAGGCTTATGAATGAAGGAGTTACAATAATAGATCCCAAAAGCACATATATAGATGCTAATGTTAAAATAGGAATGGATACAATAATTTATCCTAATGTAATTATTGAGGGTAATACTTTAATAGGAGAAGAATGTATAATAGGTCCCAATAGTAGAATAGTGGACAGTATAATAGAAAATGGTGTTGAATGTCAATCATCAATTATTTTAAATAGCCTTGTAAAAAGCAATGCTAAAATAGGACCCTTTGCATATATAAGGCCTGAATCTGAAATAGGCAAAGAAGCTAAGATTGGAGATTTTGTTGAGGTTAAAAAATCTAAGATAGGAGATGGTACTAAAATACCTCATTTGACCTATGTTGGAGATGCAGAAATTGGCCAAGGATGTAACCTTGGCTGCGGTACAATAACTGTAAATTATGATGGTACAAATAAGCATAAGACTATAATAGGTAATAAAGCTTTTATAGGATGTAATGCAAGCATTGTAGCACCTGTTAAGATTGGAAATAATGCTTATATTGCTGCAGGTTCAACTATAACTAAAGATGTTCCTGATGGAGCGCTGGCAGTTGCAAGAGAAAGACAGGTAAATATGGAAGGATGGGTTGAAAGAAGAGGACTTTGGAAAAAATAAAATATAGGAGGAAAATATATGATAACACACGGAAAAAATATTAAGATTTTTACTGGTAATTCTAATCCTGATCTTGCATCAGAGATAGCAGATATCCTTGGTGTTGAACTTGGAAATTCTGAGGTTGGAAGATTCAGTGACGGTGAGATATCTGTAAATATAAACGAAACAGTTAGAGGAGCAGATGTCTTTGTTGTACAGTCAACTTGTGCTCCTGTAAATGATAACCTTATGGAACTTTTAATACTTATGGATGCCTTTAAAAGAGCTTCAGCAGGTAGAATAACAGCTGTTATTCCATATTATGGATATGCAAGGCAGGATAGGAAGGCAAAGGCAAGGGATCCTATTACAGCAAAACTTGTTGCTGATTTAATACATGCCGCAGGTGCTGATAGAGTACTTTCAATGGATCTTCATGCTCCACAAATACAGGGATATT encodes:
- the purR gene encoding pur operon repressor, translating into MKRLHRKERVAAILKILTDNPNKVISLGYFSDIFQSARSTLSEDIAIIKGVVENLECGIVETIPGAAGGVKFVPGLSKKEEQQFIEELCSQIKNPSRIIPGGFLYMNDIINSPDIATKIGIIFSQNFRSKDPDYVITVETKGIPIALMTAKALNVPLIIVRRNSKVTEGSTVSINYVSGSSKRIQTMSLSKRSVQKGSKCIFIDDFMKAGGTANGIIELMREFESSVVGIGILIEAFTEGKKLVEDYMSLIKLESVNEETGEIVLTPSGNFKAFK
- the spoVG gene encoding septation regulator SpoVG, encoding MQITDVRVRKITNEGKMKAIVSVTFDNAFVVHDIKVIDGQNGLFIAMPSRKTPDGEFKDIAHPINTETREAIQSAILAEYEKVKNNSEAESNQ
- the murC gene encoding UDP-N-acetylmuramate--L-alanine ligase; the protein is MMFDLFEDSKKRVHFIGIGGISMSGLAEILIDYGYTVSGSDRVSSNLTEKLQNLGAKIYIGHDASNVHGADIVVYTAAIKEDNPELIEAKRLNLEIMDRAEFLGQIMRKYSKGIAISGTHGKTTTTSMVSLILLNANLDPTIMVGGEVDAIKGNVRPGKSPYFVTEACEYKKSFLKFYPYIGLILNIDADHLDCYKDIDEIHESFFKFAQLIPKNGCLIAYAEDKRVVDIIEKVNCNKISYGINKGDFTATNIVYDEKGCPSFTALYKGSPYYNFKLSIPGEHNILNALASIACCNFLQIDKKIMAQSLLDFKGTHRRFEKKGENNGVVVIDDYAHHPAEIKATLKAAKNYPHNRIYCVFQPHTYSRTISLFNEFASAFNDVDKLILTDIYAAREKDTGVVSSEMLCDAIYQNGVNVEFIKSFDDIVDYLKKELHGGDILITMGAGDVYKVGESFLK
- the glmU gene encoding bifunctional UDP-N-acetylglucosamine diphosphorylase/glucosamine-1-phosphate N-acetyltransferase GlmU, with the translated sequence MENCYGIILAAGQGKRMKSKLPKVLHKICGKPMIDYVTDAVLSAGVKDFAVVVGHGADAVRDYLGSEIKTIYQDKQLGTGHAVMCCESFLNDKDGVVIILAGDAPLINSNTISNVLQYHTLNDFSATILTANTENPSGFGRIIRDGFGNVEKIVEDKDASEDEKKVKEINSGTYCFNIPELLFALKKINNNNVQGEYYLTDVIEILKKEGKKVGAYVSDFTEFMGVNSRIQLYEASVVMRDRINIRLMNEGVTIIDPKSTYIDANVKIGMDTIIYPNVIIEGNTLIGEECIIGPNSRIVDSIIENGVECQSSIILNSLVKSNAKIGPFAYIRPESEIGKEAKIGDFVEVKKSKIGDGTKIPHLTYVGDAEIGQGCNLGCGTITVNYDGTNKHKTIIGNKAFIGCNASIVAPVKIGNNAYIAAGSTITKDVPDGALAVARERQVNMEGWVERRGLWKK